GACCGCAGGACCGACGCTCCGGAACGGTCCTGATCACGCACTTCACCTCGCACGCTCGCCGCACGGACCGGTCGGCGATCGGTGCGCTCCGGTCGACAGGGGTGCGGGTCCTCCCCCCGACCCTGACTCCCGACGAGATGCTCCGCGAGATCGGCGCCGCCGAACACGTCCTGAGCGCGGGGATGCACGGCGTGATCCTCTCGCACGCGCTGCGGACACCGGCGACACTCGTGTCGCTCGGCGCCGCGGGCACGGGCTCCCCGTCGTTCAAGTACCACGACTACCACCGATCGGTCGGGCTCGAGGCTCGGACGACCCGATGGTCGTCGTTGATGACGCCCGCCGGGCTCCGTGCGGCGCGCGAAGTCGGGAACGAGGACGTCCACCGTGCCGACGGCGCGATCGACGCGCTCGTCAGTGGACTGCTCGCCGCTGCTGCACCGCTGCGGTCCGTCTGAGCCGGCGCGGCTCGCGGCGCGGCACCGCACATCGTGGGATCGGTACGCTCGGACTCGCCCGCACCCACGGGGGCGTGCGGCGATCGAAGGGGGACGAACCACCATGCGCAAGCAGTACCTGACCATCACCACGGCGGTCCTCGCCGTCACGCTCCTCGCCGGCTGCTCGGGCGGCGGCGACTCGGGCGGCGGCGACGCCGGCTCGGGTGCGGAGTCGTCCAGCGCGGCGAGCACGAAGCCGACCCAGGCGGCGCCCGCGCAGTCGAAGCAGGAGGCCTGCACCCTCGTCGAGAACGAGCTGCAGTCGTACATCGCGTCCCAGTCGTCGGCCGCGGCCGGCGCGACCAGCGCCGAGGACCGCGCGAAGGTCGTGGAGGGGCTCACCTCGCGCCTCGACGCCGTCGTGCCGAAGGTCACCAACGACGAGGTCAAGCAGGACTTCGAGGCGTTCAGCTCGGCCGCGAAGGACTACGTGAAGACGGTCCAGGACTCGGGGTCGCAGACCTCGTCCGAGGCCGTCGCCGCGCAGGAGAAGGTGCAGGCCACGCTGAAGGACCTGTCGGCGGACTGCCCGTCCTGACCGGACGACCGCACACGCGATGCGCCCGCGCTCCCGGTGAGGAGCGCGGGCGCATCGCGTCGGAGGGTGTCAGGCGGCGGCCTGCGACGCGTCGAGTCGCGCCACTTCCTCCGGGCGCAGCTTCACCGACACGGCCGTGACCGAGTCGAGGATCGACTGCGGCCGTGAGGCTCCAGGGATCGGGACGACGACGTCGCTCTTCGCCAGCTCCCACGCCAGCGCCACGACCTGCGGGCTGACCCCGCGGTCACGGGCGACGTACGCGAAGTCCTCGTACGCGGTCCCGAGGTCGGCCGCGTTCGTGATGCCGCCGAGCGGGCTCCACGGCAGGAACGCGATGCCGAGCTCGTCGCAGAGCTCGAGTTCCGGCTCGCTCGACCGGAACCGCGGCGAGTACTGGTTCTGCACCGAGGCCAGTCGCCCGTCGAGGACCTCGTTCGCCGTGCGGATCTGCTCCGGGTCGGCGTTCGAGATGCCCGCCATCCGGATGACACCCTCGTCGAGCAGTTCCGCGAGGGCCCCGATCGACTCGGCGTAGGGCACCGCGGGGTCCGGCCGGTGGAACTGGTAGAGCCCGATCGCCTCGACACCGAGCCGCTTCGCGGACGCCTTCGCCGCCTCCTTGAGGTACTCCGGGTGCCCGTTCTGCGCCCACGGGCCGGGCTCCGGACGGAGGTGGCCGCCCTTCGTCGCGATGAGGACGTCGTCGGTGGCGCCGGAGAACTCCCGGACGGCCTTGGCGATGAGTGATTCGTTGTGCCCGACCTCGTCGTGGGCGGCGAGGTGGTACGCATCGGCGGTGTCGATGAGCGTGACGCCCGCCTCGAGTGCGGCGTGGATGGTGGCGACCGAGCGCCGTTCGTCCGGTCGGCCCTCGATGGACATCGGCATGCCGCCGAGACCGATCGCGCTGACGGACACGTCTCCGATGACTCGTTGCTTCATCGCCCCAGCATGCTCCGCGAGGCCCGCGTCGCGCCCAGCAGTGCAACGGTGGAGCGGCGCGGCCGCGACTTCCACGCCGCACCTCGCTTAGGGCCGCCACAGCCGGGACATCGAGTCCGTGCATGCTCCGCTCGCACGCTGGATCCATGACCACTCGATCACCACACGCCCCTGCGTCCGCGCTTCCCGCCTCGGCGATCCGGGCCGGGCTGCACCGCCTCGTCCGCGGTCGAGCGGGCACCGCAGCGTGGGAACGTCCGGCGTTCCTCGGGCTCCTCCTCGTGACCGGCGTCCTCTACATCACGAACCTCGGCGTCAACGGGTGGGCGAACGCGTTCTACTCGGCGGCAGTGCAGGCAGGGAGCCAGAGCTGGGAGGCCTTCTTCTACGGTTCCTCGGACGCGGCGAACGCCATCACGGTGGACAAACCCCCGGCGTTCCTGTGGGTGATCGGTACCTCGGTGCGGCTCTTCGGTCTGAACTCGTGGGCGATCCTCGTGCCGCAGGCGCTGATGGGTGTCGCCTCGGTGGCGATCCTGCACGGGATCGTCCGCCGCCGCTTCTCGGGCGGCGCGGCGCTCGTGGCCGGCGCGGTCCTCGCGACGACTCCCGTCGCGACCCTGATGTTCCGCTACGACAACCCGGACGCCCTGCTCGTGCTCCTCACGGTGGGCTCGATCGCGCTGACGCTGCGCGGTGTCGAGTCCGGTCGGATGCGGTGGGTGGTGTGGGCCGGGGTGCTGATCGGGCTGGCGTTCCTGACGAAGCAGCTGCAGGCGTTCCTCGTCCTGCCCCCGCTGGTCGGGGTCTACCTCGTCGCGTCGCAGCGTCCACTGCTGCGGCGCATCGGGCACCTGCTCGCCGCGGCCGCCGCGGTCGTCGTGTCGGCGGGGTGGTGGGTCGCGATCGTGGAGCTCGTCCCGGCCTCGTCACGGCCGTACATCGGCGGGTCCCAGACGAACAGCTTCCTGGAGCTCACCTTCGGCTACAACGGTCTCGGGCGGGTCACCGGCGACGAGACCGGCAGTGTCGTGCCGGGTGGGACGACGGGTGCCGGGTCCTGGGGCTCGACCGGCCTCACCCGCCTGTTCGGCTCGGAGTTCGCCACCCAGGTCGCCTGGCTCCTGCCCACGGCACTCGCCCTCCTCGTCGTCGCCCTCGTGGCCGTGGGGCTGCGCCGTCGAAGTGACCCGCGGCTCGCGACGGTCCTCGTGCTCGGTGGCTCGCTGCTGGTCACCGGCCTGGTGTTCAGCTTCATGGGCGGGATCTTCCACCCGTACTACACGGTCGCCCTCGCTCCGTACATCGCGGGTCTGGTCGGCATCGGAGCCGGACTCCTGTGGCAGCGCCGACGAGCCGTTGCCTGGCGGGTCGTCAGCGCCTCGGTCGTGGTGCTCTCCGGCGTCTGGGGGTTCGTCCTCCTCTCCGAGGTGTCGTCGTGGCAACCCTGGATCCGATGGGTCGTGCTCGCCGCCACGATCGCCGGCACGGTCCTCGCGCTCCTGCCGCCGCGTGGCCGGCTCCTCACGGGCACGACCATCGCCGCCGTGCTCGTCGCGGCCCTGCTCGGGCCGACGGCCTTCTCGGTGCAGACGACCACGGTCGGTCACACCGGCGCGCTGCCGTCAGCAGGTCCGCAGGTCAGCGGGTCGGGTCAGGGCGGACCCGGAGGACCCGGTGGTGCAGGGGGCCGGGGCGGCACCGGCGGCCAGGTGAACGGCGGCGGGCAGACCGGACCCGGTGGCCCGGGGAATCCCGCCGGCCAGAGCAGCCAGAGCAGCCAGAGCGGCCAGAGCAGCCAGAGCGGCCAGAGCGGTCAGAACGGCTCGGCGGACGGCGGGACGACGGCGCAGGGCGGCCAGGCGCCGACCGGGACCGACGGTCCGACCGGTGGCGCCGGTGGCGGAGGCGGATCGTCGCTCAACGGCGGGTCGACCGACGTGTCCGGCGACGTCGTGTCGGCCCTGTCCGAGGACGCCGACGACTTCACCTGGGCAGCAGCGACCGTGGGCTCGAACAGCGCCGCGACGTACCAGCTCGCGACCGGCGACCCGGTGATGGCGATCGGCGGGTACAACGGGACGGATCCTGCACCGACCCTTGCGCGGTTCGAGGCGCTCGTCGCGGCTGGCGAGGTGCACTGGTTCATCGCCGGGTCCGGGACCGGTGGGAGCAGCAGCTCCGGTAGCGACGCGGCCGAGCAGATCACCTCGTGGGTGACCTCGCACTTCGCGTCGACGACCGTCGACGGGGTCACCCTCTACGACCTCTCGAGCGGCTCGTGAGCCGACGGGTGCGGTCCGCCCCACCTCCGGACGGGAGGCGCGGTGCGGCGCCGCCACGCGCCTCCCGTCCGACATGCGCGGCGGAACGACACCGTCGTTGTCGTGCGACGGCGCCGACGTCGTTCCGCAGCCTCACGAGCGCCCGTCCGGCACCGCCGCGCCTCGGCTACCGCCGCGCCCACGCCGGCGCGTGCTCCGGCAGCGGCCCGAAGGCGACTCCGCGTGCGTAGAGTCCACGCACCGGCGGCACGTACCGGGCGAGGAGCACGGGCAGCAGCGGCGGCCCGTCCCCGAGCCGTCCCGCGAACGCCCGCTCGAACACGACCCGGTGCAGCACCGACTGCGCCGCCTGCACGACCACCGCGGGCGGCGTCCGACGACGCTGCACCCGTGCGAGGTCCCGGTCCAGTCCCGCCCCGGAACGGCCCGCCCGGAGCGCCGGAGCGAGCACGGTCGCCGTGGCCACGGCGTCCTGCACGGCGAGGTTGATGCCGACCCCGCCCGCCGGGGACATCGCGTGCGCGGCGTCGCCGATGCAGAGCAGCCCCGACCGCCACCACCGCCGCAGCCGGTCCATCCGGACGTCGAGCACGTGCACCTCGTCCATCGAGCCGATCGCCCCGACCCGCTCCGCGAAGTCCGGCCGCAGACGCGCGACCCGGGCACGGAACGCCTCGACGCCCTCGGCGCGGAGCCGCGCGTCCGACCCCTTCGGCGCGAAGTACGCGACCTGGTGGTAGTCCGGGCGGGGGAACGAGAGCAGGACGTCCGCCTCGGAGAACGCCGGCACGAGGGCGCTCGCCGTGTCGCCGTCGCGCCGCGGGAGCCGGAACCACCACGTGTCGAACGGCACGGACGACGACACCGGTCGGAACCCGGCGGCGTCCCGGACCGTCGAGCCACGGCCGTCGCACGCCACCACCACGTCCGCCCGCAGCTCGGTGCGCTCGCCGGGGCCGCTGCGGGGAGTGAGGTGCACGCCCGTGACGACCCCGTTCTCCACGATCACCCCGGTCGCGGCCGTCCCCATCGTGATGGTGGAGGACGGCTCTGCGCGGGCAGCGGTGACGAGCATGTCGAGGAGGTCCCACTGCGGCACCATCGCGACGTGGTCGTACGGCGGCGCGAGCCGCGAGAAGTCGCCGAGCAGCAGCCGGGAGCCGTCGGGCATCGGCAGCGAGAAGTCGTCGAGACGCGACTGCGGCAGGGACCGGAACGCCTCGCCGAGACCCAGCTCGTCGAGGAGCCGGACCGTCGAGGCGTGCACGGTGTCGCCGCGGAAGTCGCGGTTGAAGTCGTCGTGCCGCTCGACGACCTCGACGGCGATGCCCGCTCGCGCCAGCAGCAACCCGAGGACGACGCCGGCCGGGCCGCCTCCCACCACCGCCACCGTGGTCCGCCGTGTGGTCACCATGCCGCGGACGCTACGCCCGTCCCGCGGACGACCGCCGGGAGGCCCGGTGCGGCTCCGGCGTGCCGGGTCCGGTCCGTCAGGCGGTCC
This is a stretch of genomic DNA from Curtobacterium sp. 458. It encodes these proteins:
- a CDS encoding aldo/keto reductase, which gives rise to MKQRVIGDVSVSAIGLGGMPMSIEGRPDERRSVATIHAALEAGVTLIDTADAYHLAAHDEVGHNESLIAKAVREFSGATDDVLIATKGGHLRPEPGPWAQNGHPEYLKEAAKASAKRLGVEAIGLYQFHRPDPAVPYAESIGALAELLDEGVIRMAGISNADPEQIRTANEVLDGRLASVQNQYSPRFRSSEPELELCDELGIAFLPWSPLGGITNAADLGTAYEDFAYVARDRGVSPQVVALAWELAKSDVVVPIPGASRPQSILDSVTAVSVKLRPEEVARLDASQAAA
- a CDS encoding glycosyltransferase family 39 protein; the encoded protein is MTTRSPHAPASALPASAIRAGLHRLVRGRAGTAAWERPAFLGLLLVTGVLYITNLGVNGWANAFYSAAVQAGSQSWEAFFYGSSDAANAITVDKPPAFLWVIGTSVRLFGLNSWAILVPQALMGVASVAILHGIVRRRFSGGAALVAGAVLATTPVATLMFRYDNPDALLVLLTVGSIALTLRGVESGRMRWVVWAGVLIGLAFLTKQLQAFLVLPPLVGVYLVASQRPLLRRIGHLLAAAAAVVVSAGWWVAIVELVPASSRPYIGGSQTNSFLELTFGYNGLGRVTGDETGSVVPGGTTGAGSWGSTGLTRLFGSEFATQVAWLLPTALALLVVALVAVGLRRRSDPRLATVLVLGGSLLVTGLVFSFMGGIFHPYYTVALAPYIAGLVGIGAGLLWQRRRAVAWRVVSASVVVLSGVWGFVLLSEVSSWQPWIRWVVLAATIAGTVLALLPPRGRLLTGTTIAAVLVAALLGPTAFSVQTTTVGHTGALPSAGPQVSGSGQGGPGGPGGAGGRGGTGGQVNGGGQTGPGGPGNPAGQSSQSSQSGQSSQSGQSGQNGSADGGTTAQGGQAPTGTDGPTGGAGGGGGSSLNGGSTDVSGDVVSALSEDADDFTWAAATVGSNSAATYQLATGDPVMAIGGYNGTDPAPTLARFEALVAAGEVHWFIAGSGTGGSSSSGSDAAEQITSWVTSHFASTTVDGVTLYDLSSGS
- a CDS encoding FAD-dependent oxidoreductase, coding for MVTTRRTTVAVVGGGPAGVVLGLLLARAGIAVEVVERHDDFNRDFRGDTVHASTVRLLDELGLGEAFRSLPQSRLDDFSLPMPDGSRLLLGDFSRLAPPYDHVAMVPQWDLLDMLVTAARAEPSSTITMGTAATGVIVENGVVTGVHLTPRSGPGERTELRADVVVACDGRGSTVRDAAGFRPVSSSVPFDTWWFRLPRRDGDTASALVPAFSEADVLLSFPRPDYHQVAYFAPKGSDARLRAEGVEAFRARVARLRPDFAERVGAIGSMDEVHVLDVRMDRLRRWWRSGLLCIGDAAHAMSPAGGVGINLAVQDAVATATVLAPALRAGRSGAGLDRDLARVQRRRTPPAVVVQAAQSVLHRVVFERAFAGRLGDGPPLLPVLLARYVPPVRGLYARGVAFGPLPEHAPAWARR